The following proteins are co-located in the Fusarium verticillioides 7600 chromosome 7, whole genome shotgun sequence genome:
- a CDS encoding cell division control protein 48, protein MRSPNLPLTAVQEDDVATAILKKKKKPNQLMVTDAVNDDNSIIALSEATMDQLQLFRGDTVLVRGKKRKDTVLIVLADEELDDGSARINRVVRHNLRVKHGDMITIHPCPDIKYAKRIAVLPIADTVEGITGSLFDVFLAPYFREAYRPVRQGDLFIVRGGMRQVEFKVVEVDPPEYGIVAQDTVIHCEGEPIQRDEEENNLNEVGYDDIGGCRKQMAQIREMVELPLRHPQLFKSIGIKPPRGVLLYGPPGTGKTLMARAVANETGAFFFLINGPEIMSKMAGESESNLRKAFEEAEKNSPAIIFIDEIDSIAPKREKTNGEVERRVVSQLLTLMDGMKARSNVVVMAATNRPNSIDPALRRFGRFDREVDIGIPDPTGRLEILQIHTKNMKLGDDVDLEQIASETHGYVGSDVAALCSEAAMQQIREKMDLIDLDEDTIDAEVLDSLGVTMENFRFALGVSNPSALREVAVVEVPNVRWEDIGGLEEVKQDLKENVQYPVDHPEKYLKFGMSPSRGVLFFGPPGTGKTMLAKAVANECAANFISVKGPELLSMWFGESESNIRDIFDKARAAAPCVVFLDELDSIAKARGGSMGDAGGASDRVVNQLLTEMDGMTSKKNVFVIGATNRPEQLDPALCRPGRLDSLIYVPLPDEPGRLSIIKAQLRKTPIASDIDFGYIASKTHGFSGADIGFITQRAVKIAIKESIAADIERQKAREAAGDEMDTDEDAEDPVPELTKAHFEEAMQMARRSVSDVEIRRYEAFAQQMKNAGPGAFFKFPEAGAEAAGADGGNSFGDAGNDDDLYD, encoded by the exons ATGAGATCCCCCAACCTGCCGCTAACCGCTGTgcaggaagatgatgtcgcGACCGCgattctgaagaagaagaagaagcccaatCAGTTGAT GGTCACCGATGCCGTCAACGATGACAACAGCATTATCGCCCTTTCCGAGGCCACTATGGATCAGCTCCAGCTTTTCCGAGGTGATACCGTTCTGGTTCgaggcaagaagagaaaggacaCCGTCCTCATTGTTCTTGCTGACGAGGAACTCGATGATGGCAGCGCTCGTATCAACCGAGTCGTTCGCCACAATTTGAGAGTCAAGCACGGTGATATGATCACCATCCACCCTTGCCCGGATATCAAATAC GCCAAGCGAATTGCTGTTCTCCCCATCGCTGATACCGTCGAGGGTATCACCGGTTCCCTGTTCGACGTTTTCCTCGCTCCCTACTTCCGAGAAGCTTACCGACCTGTTCGCCAAGGAGACTTGTTTATCGTTCGCGGTGGTATGAGACAAGTAGAATTCAAGGTTGTCGAGGTCGATCCTCCCGAGTATGGTATCGTCGCACAAGATACCGTTATTCACTGCGAGGGCGAGCCTATCCAGcgagacgaggaagagaacaacCTCAACGAGGTTGGCTATGATGACATTGGTGGATGCCGAAAGCAAATGGCTCAGATCCGAGAGATGGTTGAGCTTCCTCTCCGACATCCCCAGCTTTTCAAGTCTATTGGTATCAAGCCTCCCCGAGGTGTTCTGCTCTACGGCCCCCCCGGTACCGGTAAGACTCTAATGGCTCGAGCTGTTGCCAACGAGACTGGcgctttcttcttcctcatcaacggTCCTGAGATCATGTCCAAGATGGCTGGTGAATCCGAATCAAATCTCCGAAAGGCTTTCGaggaagctgagaagaactcacctgccatcatcttcatcgatgaAATTGATTCTATCGCCCCCAAGCGTGAGAAGACCAATGGTGAGGTCGAGCGACGAGTCGTCTCTCAGCTCCTTACCCTCATGGACGGTATGAAGGCCCGCTCCAACGTCGTCGTGATGGCTGCTACCAACCGTCCCAACTCTATCGATCCCGCCCTTCGACGATTCGGCCGTTTCGATCGTGAGGTCGACATTGGTATCCCTGACCCCACTGGCCgtcttgagatccttcaGATCCACACCAAGAATATGAAGCTCGGCGATGACGTCGACCTGGAGCAGATTGCCTCCGAGACACACGGTTACGTCGGTTCCGATGTTGCTGCCCTCTGCTCTGAGGCCGCTATGCAGCAGATCcgtgagaagatggatctcatcgatctcgacgaggaCACAATTGATGCCGAGGTTCTCGACTCTCTCGGCGTCACCATGGAAAACTTCCGTTTCGCCCTTGGTGTGTCCAATCCCTCGGCTCTTCGCGAGGTCGCCGTCGTCGAGGTTCCCAATGTTCGCTGGGAGGACATTGGTGGTCTCGAGGAGGTCAAgcaggatctcaaggagaacgTTCAGTACCCTGTCGATCACCCCGAGAAGTACCTCAAGTTCGGTATGTCTCCTTCTCGAGGTGTACTGTTCTTTGGTCCTCCTGGTACTGGTAAAACTATGTTGGCCAAGGCCGTTGCCAACGAGTGTGccgccaacttcatctctGTCAAGGGACctgagcttctcagcatgTGGTTTGGTGAGTCTGAGAGCAACATCCGAGACATCTTCGACAAGGCCCGTGCTGCCGCCCCTTGCGTTGTCTTccttgacgaacttgacTCCATTGCTAAGGCTCGCGGTGGATCCATGGGTGATGCTGGCGGTGCCTCTGACCGTGTCGTCAACCAGCTCCTGACTGAGATGGATGGTATGACTTCAAAGAAGAACGTTTTCGTCATTGGCGCCACCAACCGACCCGAGCAGCTCGACCCTGCTCTGTGCCGACCTGGTCGTCTCGATTCGCTCATCTACGTACCTCTGCCCGATGAGCCTGGTCGTCTCAGCATTATCAAAGCGCAGCTCCGCAAGACCCCCATCGCCTCCGACATCGATTTCGGCTACATCGCCTCCAAGACCCACGGTTTCTCTGGTGCTGATATCGGTTTTATCACACAGCGTGCTgtcaagatcgccatcaaGGAGTCTATTGCTGCCGATATCGAGCGCCAAAAGGCTCGCGAGGCTGCTGGTGACGAGATGGACACAGAcgaggatgctgaggaccCCGTGCCCGAGTTGACCAAGGCCCACTTCGAGGAGGCCATGCAGATGGCTCGCCGGTCAGTATCTGACGTTGAGATTCGCCGGTACGAGGCTTTTGCCCAACAGATGAAGAACGCTGGTCCTGGtgccttcttcaagttccccgAGGCCGGTgccgaggctgctggtgctgacgGTGGTAACTCATTTGGCGATGctggcaatgatgatgatctctACGACTAA
- a CDS encoding cell division control protein 48, protein MDQLQLFRGDTVLVRGKKRKDTVLIVLADEELDDGSARINRVVRHNLRVKHGDMITIHPCPDIKYAKRIAVLPIADTVEGITGSLFDVFLAPYFREAYRPVRQGDLFIVRGGMRQVEFKVVEVDPPEYGIVAQDTVIHCEGEPIQRDEEENNLNEVGYDDIGGCRKQMAQIREMVELPLRHPQLFKSIGIKPPRGVLLYGPPGTGKTLMARAVANETGAFFFLINGPEIMSKMAGESESNLRKAFEEAEKNSPAIIFIDEIDSIAPKREKTNGEVERRVVSQLLTLMDGMKARSNVVVMAATNRPNSIDPALRRFGRFDREVDIGIPDPTGRLEILQIHTKNMKLGDDVDLEQIASETHGYVGSDVAALCSEAAMQQIREKMDLIDLDEDTIDAEVLDSLGVTMENFRFALGVSNPSALREVAVVEVPNVRWEDIGGLEEVKQDLKENVQYPVDHPEKYLKFGMSPSRGVLFFGPPGTGKTMLAKAVANECAANFISVKGPELLSMWFGESESNIRDIFDKARAAAPCVVFLDELDSIAKARGGSMGDAGGASDRVVNQLLTEMDGMTSKKNVFVIGATNRPEQLDPALCRPGRLDSLIYVPLPDEPGRLSIIKAQLRKTPIASDIDFGYIASKTHGFSGADIGFITQRAVKIAIKESIAADIERQKAREAAGDEMDTDEDAEDPVPELTKAHFEEAMQMARRSVSDVEIRRYEAFAQQMKNAGPGAFFKFPEAGAEAAGADGGNSFGDAGNDDDLYD, encoded by the exons ATGGATCAGCTCCAGCTTTTCCGAGGTGATACCGTTCTGGTTCgaggcaagaagagaaaggacaCCGTCCTCATTGTTCTTGCTGACGAGGAACTCGATGATGGCAGCGCTCGTATCAACCGAGTCGTTCGCCACAATTTGAGAGTCAAGCACGGTGATATGATCACCATCCACCCTTGCCCGGATATCAAATAC GCCAAGCGAATTGCTGTTCTCCCCATCGCTGATACCGTCGAGGGTATCACCGGTTCCCTGTTCGACGTTTTCCTCGCTCCCTACTTCCGAGAAGCTTACCGACCTGTTCGCCAAGGAGACTTGTTTATCGTTCGCGGTGGTATGAGACAAGTAGAATTCAAGGTTGTCGAGGTCGATCCTCCCGAGTATGGTATCGTCGCACAAGATACCGTTATTCACTGCGAGGGCGAGCCTATCCAGcgagacgaggaagagaacaacCTCAACGAGGTTGGCTATGATGACATTGGTGGATGCCGAAAGCAAATGGCTCAGATCCGAGAGATGGTTGAGCTTCCTCTCCGACATCCCCAGCTTTTCAAGTCTATTGGTATCAAGCCTCCCCGAGGTGTTCTGCTCTACGGCCCCCCCGGTACCGGTAAGACTCTAATGGCTCGAGCTGTTGCCAACGAGACTGGcgctttcttcttcctcatcaacggTCCTGAGATCATGTCCAAGATGGCTGGTGAATCCGAATCAAATCTCCGAAAGGCTTTCGaggaagctgagaagaactcacctgccatcatcttcatcgatgaAATTGATTCTATCGCCCCCAAGCGTGAGAAGACCAATGGTGAGGTCGAGCGACGAGTCGTCTCTCAGCTCCTTACCCTCATGGACGGTATGAAGGCCCGCTCCAACGTCGTCGTGATGGCTGCTACCAACCGTCCCAACTCTATCGATCCCGCCCTTCGACGATTCGGCCGTTTCGATCGTGAGGTCGACATTGGTATCCCTGACCCCACTGGCCgtcttgagatccttcaGATCCACACCAAGAATATGAAGCTCGGCGATGACGTCGACCTGGAGCAGATTGCCTCCGAGACACACGGTTACGTCGGTTCCGATGTTGCTGCCCTCTGCTCTGAGGCCGCTATGCAGCAGATCcgtgagaagatggatctcatcgatctcgacgaggaCACAATTGATGCCGAGGTTCTCGACTCTCTCGGCGTCACCATGGAAAACTTCCGTTTCGCCCTTGGTGTGTCCAATCCCTCGGCTCTTCGCGAGGTCGCCGTCGTCGAGGTTCCCAATGTTCGCTGGGAGGACATTGGTGGTCTCGAGGAGGTCAAgcaggatctcaaggagaacgTTCAGTACCCTGTCGATCACCCCGAGAAGTACCTCAAGTTCGGTATGTCTCCTTCTCGAGGTGTACTGTTCTTTGGTCCTCCTGGTACTGGTAAAACTATGTTGGCCAAGGCCGTTGCCAACGAGTGTGccgccaacttcatctctGTCAAGGGACctgagcttctcagcatgTGGTTTGGTGAGTCTGAGAGCAACATCCGAGACATCTTCGACAAGGCCCGTGCTGCCGCCCCTTGCGTTGTCTTccttgacgaacttgacTCCATTGCTAAGGCTCGCGGTGGATCCATGGGTGATGCTGGCGGTGCCTCTGACCGTGTCGTCAACCAGCTCCTGACTGAGATGGATGGTATGACTTCAAAGAAGAACGTTTTCGTCATTGGCGCCACCAACCGACCCGAGCAGCTCGACCCTGCTCTGTGCCGACCTGGTCGTCTCGATTCGCTCATCTACGTACCTCTGCCCGATGAGCCTGGTCGTCTCAGCATTATCAAAGCGCAGCTCCGCAAGACCCCCATCGCCTCCGACATCGATTTCGGCTACATCGCCTCCAAGACCCACGGTTTCTCTGGTGCTGATATCGGTTTTATCACACAGCGTGCTgtcaagatcgccatcaaGGAGTCTATTGCTGCCGATATCGAGCGCCAAAAGGCTCGCGAGGCTGCTGGTGACGAGATGGACACAGAcgaggatgctgaggaccCCGTGCCCGAGTTGACCAAGGCCCACTTCGAGGAGGCCATGCAGATGGCTCGCCGGTCAGTATCTGACGTTGAGATTCGCCGGTACGAGGCTTTTGCCCAACAGATGAAGAACGCTGGTCCTGGtgccttcttcaagttccccgAGGCCGGTgccgaggctgctggtgctgacgGTGGTAACTCATTTGGCGATGctggcaatgatgatgatctctACGACTAA
- a CDS encoding acyl-CoA-dependent ceramide synthase → MSGSEPFPLLNTANDQLHQRRSADQAGSYVSSSNTTATQDAINNARRRRKSSLLGGEIRGDTGAPALASSRASLEASDNHSNGHSDGRKRLSKRRRARGLIGRAKQTMIKHTFVLPAVLLVFFLVGYAINPTESNPIHHFIFLSYKLPQDDPNEPAQYGKGRWDIAFVGFYTIVLSFTREFIMQELLSPLARYYNLTRGKKARFMEQVYTALYFGVLGPAGLWVMSHTPVWYFNTHGMYEGFPHRTHLAPVKFYYLFEAAYWAQQAIVLLLGMEKPRKDFKELVGHHVVTLGLIALSYRFHFTYIGLAVYVTHDISDFFLATSKTLNYIDSPLVGPYFGVFMVAWIYLRHFLNLKIIWSLLTEFETVGPFELNWETQQYKCRIAQVITFALLSSLQALNLFWLFCIARIAWRFLSQNDLQDDRSEDEDDDVEEEEEMPASALKANGKTNGKANGFANGHTNGHAISKIPEDAKN, encoded by the exons ATGTCAGGCTCAGAACCCTTTCCGCTGCTCAACACGGCAAACGATCAGCTGCATCAGCGTCGTTCCGCAGACCAAGCAGGTTCCTAcgtcagcagcagcaacaccacagCCACCCAagacgccatcaacaacgctcGGAGGCGACGTAAGAGTAGTCTTTTGGGCGGCGAGATCAGAGGTGACACGGGTGCTCCAGCATTGGCTTCTAGTCGTGCCAGTCTCGAGGCCTCAGATAACCACTCCAATGGTCAC TCCGACGGCCGCAAGCGCCTCTCCAAACGACGCCGTGCTCGTGGCCTCATCGGCCGAGCCAAGCAGACCATGATCAAGCATACTTTCGTCCTCCCTgccgtcctcctcgtcttcttcctcgttgGTTATGCCATCAACCCTACCGAGTCCAACCCTATCCAccacttcatcttcttgtcgtaCAAGCTCCCTCAAGATGACCCCAACGAGCCTGCGCAGTACGGAAAGGGGCGCTGGGATATCGCCTTTGTTGGTTTCTACACAATTGTCCTCTCATTCACTCGTGAATTCATCATGCAGGAGCTCCTGTCACCACTGGCCCGTTACTACAACCTCACCCGTGGTAAGAAGGCCCGTTTCATGGAGCAGGTCTACACTGCTCTCTACTTTGGCGTCCTTGGTCCCGCTGGTCTCTGGGTCATGAGCCACACTCCTGTGTGGTACTTCAATACCCATGGCATGTACGAGGGCTTCCCTCACCGAACTCATCTCGCACCAGTCAAGTTCTACTATCTGTTCGAGGCCGCGTACTGGGCTCAGCAGGCCATTGTGCTTCTCCTGGGTATGGAGAAGCCTCGCAAGGACTTCAAGGAGCTTGTCGGTCACCATGTTGTCACCCTCGGACTCATTGCCCTGAGCTACCGATTCCACTTCACCTACATTGGTCTGGCAGTCTACGTTACCCATGATATCAGcgacttcttcctcgctaCGTCCAAGACGCTCAACTACATTGATTCTCCCCTTGTCGGACCTTATTTCGGAGTCTTCATGGTTGCTTGGATCTATCTGCGTCACTTCCTCAACTTGAAGATCATTTGGTCTCTTCTCACCGAATTCGAGACCGTTGGCCCCTTTGAGCTCAACTGGGAGACTCAGCAATACAAGTGCCGTATTGCACAGGTCATCACCTTCGCACTCCTCTCGTCCCTCCAggccttgaacttgttctGGCTCTTCTGTATTGCTCGAATTGCTTGGCGATTCCTCAGCCAGAATGATCTCCAGGATGATCgatctgaggatgaagacgacgatgtcgaggaagaggaagagatgcCTGCCTCTgccctcaaggccaatggTAAGACAAACGGCAAGGCAAACGGCTTCGCCAACGGACATACCAATGGTCATGCCATCAGCAAGATCCCTGAAGATGCAAAGAACTAG
- a CDS encoding acyl-CoA-dependent ceramide synthase, which translates to MVTYVTFSCLPCSALLCSVRQEPPVHAAVLCTDTLMEQSDGRKRLSKRRRARGLIGRAKQTMIKHTFVLPAVLLVFFLVGYAINPTESNPIHHFIFLSYKLPQDDPNEPAQYGKGRWDIAFVGFYTIVLSFTREFIMQELLSPLARYYNLTRGKKARFMEQVYTALYFGVLGPAGLWVMSHTPVWYFNTHGMYEGFPHRTHLAPVKFYYLFEAAYWAQQAIVLLLGMEKPRKDFKELVGHHVVTLGLIALSYRFHFTYIGLAVYVTHDISDFFLATSKTLNYIDSPLVGPYFGVFMVAWIYLRHFLNLKIIWSLLTEFETVGPFELNWETQQYKCRIAQVITFALLSSLQALNLFWLFCIARIAWRFLSQNDLQDDRSEDEDDDVEEEEEMPASALKANGKTNGKANGFANGHTNGHAISKIPEDAKN; encoded by the coding sequence ATGGTCACGTACGTCactttttcttgtcttccctgctctgctctgctctgctctgttCGACAAGAACCGCCTGTGCatgctgctgtgctgtgtaCTGACACATTGATGGAACAGTCCGACGGCCGCAAGCGCCTCTCCAAACGACGCCGTGCTCGTGGCCTCATCGGCCGAGCCAAGCAGACCATGATCAAGCATACTTTCGTCCTCCCTgccgtcctcctcgtcttcttcctcgttgGTTATGCCATCAACCCTACCGAGTCCAACCCTATCCAccacttcatcttcttgtcgtaCAAGCTCCCTCAAGATGACCCCAACGAGCCTGCGCAGTACGGAAAGGGGCGCTGGGATATCGCCTTTGTTGGTTTCTACACAATTGTCCTCTCATTCACTCGTGAATTCATCATGCAGGAGCTCCTGTCACCACTGGCCCGTTACTACAACCTCACCCGTGGTAAGAAGGCCCGTTTCATGGAGCAGGTCTACACTGCTCTCTACTTTGGCGTCCTTGGTCCCGCTGGTCTCTGGGTCATGAGCCACACTCCTGTGTGGTACTTCAATACCCATGGCATGTACGAGGGCTTCCCTCACCGAACTCATCTCGCACCAGTCAAGTTCTACTATCTGTTCGAGGCCGCGTACTGGGCTCAGCAGGCCATTGTGCTTCTCCTGGGTATGGAGAAGCCTCGCAAGGACTTCAAGGAGCTTGTCGGTCACCATGTTGTCACCCTCGGACTCATTGCCCTGAGCTACCGATTCCACTTCACCTACATTGGTCTGGCAGTCTACGTTACCCATGATATCAGcgacttcttcctcgctaCGTCCAAGACGCTCAACTACATTGATTCTCCCCTTGTCGGACCTTATTTCGGAGTCTTCATGGTTGCTTGGATCTATCTGCGTCACTTCCTCAACTTGAAGATCATTTGGTCTCTTCTCACCGAATTCGAGACCGTTGGCCCCTTTGAGCTCAACTGGGAGACTCAGCAATACAAGTGCCGTATTGCACAGGTCATCACCTTCGCACTCCTCTCGTCCCTCCAggccttgaacttgttctGGCTCTTCTGTATTGCTCGAATTGCTTGGCGATTCCTCAGCCAGAATGATCTCCAGGATGATCgatctgaggatgaagacgacgatgtcgaggaagaggaagagatgcCTGCCTCTgccctcaaggccaatggTAAGACAAACGGCAAGGCAAACGGCTTCGCCAACGGACATACCAATGGTCATGCCATCAGCAAGATCCCTGAAGATGCAAAGAACTAG